A region of Ornithodoros turicata isolate Travis chromosome 5, ASM3712646v1, whole genome shotgun sequence DNA encodes the following proteins:
- the LOC135395931 gene encoding UPF0449 protein C19orf25 homolog, with protein sequence MFRRKPPLPTRPTPPTFEEIQEDLNSAPDDIVFTLLPDGSNLAAVEECASEEGAPKNADAAFLKVKHFMEMSEKIAGLAEVLQKKTEHLKTVRDDLHNEIERVKHSLQSVNPSSS encoded by the coding sequence ATGTTTCGAAGAAAGCCTCCACTCCCGACACGGCCAACACCACCAACATTTGAAGAGATCCAAGAAGACCTCAACAGTGCACCTGACGATATTGTGTTCACGTTGCTTCCCGACGGCAGCAACTTGGCTGCGGTTGAAGAGTGTGCGTCCGAGGAAGGTGCGCCGAAGAATGCTGATGCAGCTTTCCTCAAAGTAAAACACTTCATGGAAATGAGCGAAAAAATTGCTGGCTTGGCTGAGGTGTTACAGAAAAAGACCGAACACTTGAAAACTGTCAGGGACGATCTGCATAACGAAATAGAACGAGTTAAACACTCTTTACAAAGTGTAAACCCGTCGTCTTCTTAA
- the LOC135394726 gene encoding mitochondrial import inner membrane translocase subunit TIM16-like, whose product MAKYLAQIIVVGAQVVARAFGRALQQEYAASQTAARQAGGGKAGAQRAAANAKLGLSLQEAMQILNVEKLDPELVQKNYKHLFDVNDKAKGGSFYLQSKVYRALERIDEEMKQQREEEEKKKARRKTDVT is encoded by the exons ATG GCGAAATACTTGGCTCAGATAATAGTTGTTGGTGCACAAGTCGTGGCCCGAGCATTCGGTCGTGCGCTGCAACAGGAATACGCCG CGAGCCAAACAGCAGCTCGACAAGCAGGGGGTGGAAAGGCAGGCGCCCAAAGAGCTGCAGCAAATGCTAAACTGGGCTTGAGCTTGCAG GAAGCTATGCAGATCCTTAATGTGGAGAAATTGGATCCAGAACTGGTTCAGAAGAATTACAAACATCTTTTTGATGTAAATGACAAAGCGAAGGGAGGGTCGTTTTATCTCCAATCGAAG GTGTACAGAGCACTAGAAAGGATAGATGAAGAAATGAAGCAACAACGTgaagaggaggaaaagaaaaaggctaGAAGAAAAACAGATGTTACGTAG
- the LOC135394723 gene encoding spartin-like isoform X1 has product MQPAQHSASQDKRDLETLQKAHDEAFLYISQGLSCEECGQTTLAGDTYRRGLERLDQALQISCDGRAGPQWDNARKMQNKMLRVKTEVEIRMRAANGERSGETMTDNPPSYEDAIAGISCVDVTLNGGVTAEVLMYVPRGVQVFYVSPTGEVGSPSSPSDLTVYRLKDEPDKAIQRRLSWLQAGSWIYPLLPGQAPALRTGFGAYMFPDIDADKQGAAVGILLPSDTSTETQILFESLMENLTAIKIEPLIIPGAEPTFGQKVSESLIAGSQCLSAGICKSAEVTCHALGLGVQKLKEYIKPEQQPVDPRVKVGFQVLRQITGSIRSVSGYVVNKVGDLSLVLAQEVAKKVTCDPPILPCETVDGGGGGTSSTVNEVLTIAKGGIQGLSTLYLGLEKASGILAAALADGSVQIIGHKYGKDAAEVVSDALCSVGNVALATQDVRSLHVKAVAKRTARETGKAVLLDWEENVLQPLQLPQLQRRPQSHSKNPHNNSNKLLAAGCQKLWNVHFHKSCRGYRRRK; this is encoded by the exons ATGCAGCCAGCACAGCACTCAGCGTCCCAAGACAAACGAGACTTGGAAACACTGCAAAAAGCTCACGATGAAGCCTTCCTGTACATTTCACAAGGACTGAGCTGCGAAGAGTGCGGACAAACGACTCTTGCTGGGGACACTTATCGCAGGGGACTGGAGCGCTTGGACCAGGCCCTGCAGATTTCCTGCGATGGCAGGGCTGGTCCGCAGTGGGACAACGCACGCAAGATGCAGAACAAGATGCTGAGGGTGAAGACTGAGGTGGAAATCAGGATGAGAGCTGCAAACGGAGAAAGAAGCGGCGAGACCATGACGGACAATCCACCTTCCTACGAGGATGCAATTGCAGGAATTTCATGCGTCGACGTCACATTGAATGGGGGAGTCACTGCAGAAGTGCTGATGTACGTGCCACGTGGGGTTCAG GTGTTCTATGTATCGCCCACCGGCGAAGTTGGCTCTCCATCGAGCCCTTCAGACCTTACCGTATACCGGCTAAAAGATGAGCCTGACAAAGCTATCCAGCGGCGCTTATCTTGGCTGCAAGCTGGCTCCTGGATCTACCCGTTGTTGCCCGGTCAAGCACCCGCACTTCGGACAGGCTTTGGGGCATACATGTTTCCAGACATAGACGCTGACAAACAAG GAGCTGCAGTTGGAATCCTGCTACCTTCTGACACTAGCACGGAAACCCAGATCTTGTTCGAATCTTTGATGGAGAACCTGACAGCCATTAAGATTGAACCACTCATCATTCCTGGGGCAGAACCTACATTTGGCCAAAAGGTTTCAGAAAGCCTCATTGCAG GGTCCCAGTGTCTGTCAGCTGGAATTTGCAAAAGTGCTGAAGTGACTTGCCACGCACTTGGCCTGGGAGTACAAAAGCTTAAGGAGTACATCAAACCGGAGCAACAGCCAGTTGATCCACGAGTGAAAGTGGGCTTTCAAGTTCTTCGACAGATTACGGGCTCCATCAGGAGCGTCAGCGGCTACGTTG TGAACAAGGTTGGGGACTTGAGCCTGGTCCTTGCGCAGGAGGTGGCGAAGAAAGTCACGTGTGATCCTCCGATCCTTCCCTGTGAAACTGTCGATGGCGGCGGTGGGGGAACGAGCAGCACTGTCAACGAGGTACTGACCATTGCGAAGGGAGGAATCCAAG GTCTTTCAACTCTGTACCTGGGGCTGGAGAAGGCTTCCGGAATTCTGGCGGCTGCGCTTGCAGACGGAAGTGTGCAGATCATTGGTCACAA GTATGGCAAAGATGCAGCGGAGGTTGTGTCCGATGCACTGTGTTCCGTGGGCAACGTGGCGTTGGCGACACAAGATGTCCGCAGCCTTCACGTCAAAGCAGTCGCAAAGAGGACCGCACGCGAGACAGGGAAGGCCGTCCTTCTGGA CTGGGAAGAAAACGTATTGCAGCCGCTGCAGCTGCCGCAGCTGCAGAGAAGACCTCAGAGTCACTCGAAGAATCCTCACAATAACTCCAATAAATTGCTCGCAGCTGGTTGTCAGAAATTATGGAATGTTCATTTCCATAAGTCATGCAGAGGTTACAGACGCAGAAAATGA
- the LOC135394723 gene encoding spartin-like isoform X2 produces MQPAQHSASQDKRDLETLQKAHDEAFLYISQGLSCEECGQTTLAGDTYRRGLERLDQALQISCDGRAGPQWDNARKMQNKMLRVKTEVEIRMRAANGERSGETMTDNPPSYEDAIAGISCVDVTLNGGVTAEVLMYVPRGVQVFYVSPTGEVGSPSSPSDLTVYRLKDEPDKAIQRRLSWLQAGSWIYPLLPGQAPALRTGFGAYMFPDIDADKQGAAVGILLPSDTSTETQILFESLMENLTAIKIEPLIIPGAEPTFGQKVSESLIAGSQCLSAGICKSAEVTCHALGLGVQKLKEYIKPEQQPVDPRVKVGFQVLRQITGSIRSVSGYVVNKVGDLSLVLAQEVAKKVTCDPPILPCETVDGGGGGTSSTVNEVLTIAKGGIQGLSTLYLGLEKASGILAAALADGSVQIIGHKYGKDAAEVVSDALCSVGNVALATQDVRSLHVKAVAKRTARETGKAVLLEYLGRKRIAAAAAAAAAEKTSESLEESSQ; encoded by the exons ATGCAGCCAGCACAGCACTCAGCGTCCCAAGACAAACGAGACTTGGAAACACTGCAAAAAGCTCACGATGAAGCCTTCCTGTACATTTCACAAGGACTGAGCTGCGAAGAGTGCGGACAAACGACTCTTGCTGGGGACACTTATCGCAGGGGACTGGAGCGCTTGGACCAGGCCCTGCAGATTTCCTGCGATGGCAGGGCTGGTCCGCAGTGGGACAACGCACGCAAGATGCAGAACAAGATGCTGAGGGTGAAGACTGAGGTGGAAATCAGGATGAGAGCTGCAAACGGAGAAAGAAGCGGCGAGACCATGACGGACAATCCACCTTCCTACGAGGATGCAATTGCAGGAATTTCATGCGTCGACGTCACATTGAATGGGGGAGTCACTGCAGAAGTGCTGATGTACGTGCCACGTGGGGTTCAG GTGTTCTATGTATCGCCCACCGGCGAAGTTGGCTCTCCATCGAGCCCTTCAGACCTTACCGTATACCGGCTAAAAGATGAGCCTGACAAAGCTATCCAGCGGCGCTTATCTTGGCTGCAAGCTGGCTCCTGGATCTACCCGTTGTTGCCCGGTCAAGCACCCGCACTTCGGACAGGCTTTGGGGCATACATGTTTCCAGACATAGACGCTGACAAACAAG GAGCTGCAGTTGGAATCCTGCTACCTTCTGACACTAGCACGGAAACCCAGATCTTGTTCGAATCTTTGATGGAGAACCTGACAGCCATTAAGATTGAACCACTCATCATTCCTGGGGCAGAACCTACATTTGGCCAAAAGGTTTCAGAAAGCCTCATTGCAG GGTCCCAGTGTCTGTCAGCTGGAATTTGCAAAAGTGCTGAAGTGACTTGCCACGCACTTGGCCTGGGAGTACAAAAGCTTAAGGAGTACATCAAACCGGAGCAACAGCCAGTTGATCCACGAGTGAAAGTGGGCTTTCAAGTTCTTCGACAGATTACGGGCTCCATCAGGAGCGTCAGCGGCTACGTTG TGAACAAGGTTGGGGACTTGAGCCTGGTCCTTGCGCAGGAGGTGGCGAAGAAAGTCACGTGTGATCCTCCGATCCTTCCCTGTGAAACTGTCGATGGCGGCGGTGGGGGAACGAGCAGCACTGTCAACGAGGTACTGACCATTGCGAAGGGAGGAATCCAAG GTCTTTCAACTCTGTACCTGGGGCTGGAGAAGGCTTCCGGAATTCTGGCGGCTGCGCTTGCAGACGGAAGTGTGCAGATCATTGGTCACAA GTATGGCAAAGATGCAGCGGAGGTTGTGTCCGATGCACTGTGTTCCGTGGGCAACGTGGCGTTGGCGACACAAGATGTCCGCAGCCTTCACGTCAAAGCAGTCGCAAAGAGGACCGCACGCGAGACAGGGAAGGCCGTCCTTCTGGAGTAT CTGGGAAGAAAACGTATTGCAGCCGCTGCAGCTGCCGCAGCTGCAGAGAAGACCTCAGAGTCACTCGAAGAATCCTCACAATAA
- the LOC135394725 gene encoding carbonyl reductase [NADPH] 1-like produces the protein MTVERNMSTKVAVVTGGNKGIGFAIVKLLCHKFDGHVYLTARNKDRGKAALEQLKKLGLNPRFHELDIDDVVSISRLHDFLKDTYGGLDVLVNNAALGYHKDDSGFLYHQQVEQIVRTNYFSVVNVCNHLFPILRPHARIVNVSSSAGMLKRIPGEEIQSKFIAADTVEKLSELMKAYVADVKAGSHMQNGWGDQPYIVSKVGLTALTSIQQRAFSEDVTRPDIVVNAVHPGRVQTDMSNHKGNMTTDEGAEAPVFLALLPMNSESPKGHFVWSDKKIVPWDGPRPDS, from the coding sequence ATGACAGTTGAACGGAACATGTCCACAAAGGTAGCTGTAGTCACTGGTGGCAACAAAGGGATAGGTTTTGCCATTGTAAAACTGTTATGTCACAAGTTCGACGGGCATGTCTACCTGACAGCACGCAACAAAGATCGCGGGAAAGCTGCCCTAGAGCAGCTTAAGAAACTCGGACTTAATCCTAGGTTTCACGAGCTCGACATTGACGACGTGGTCAGCATTTCTAGGCTGCACGATTTCCTGAAAGATACTTACGGCGGCCTGGACGTTCTTGTCAACAACGCTGCTTTAGGATACCACAAAGACGACTCCGGCTTTCTATACCACCAGCAAGTGGAGCAAATCGTTCGAACAAACTACTTTTCAGTGGTCAATGTTTGCAACCATCTGTTTCCTATTCTTCGTCCTCATGCACGCATTGTCAACGTTAGCAGTTCAGCTGGCATGCTGAAAAGGATACCGGGCGAAGAAATTCAAAGCAAGTTTATCGCAGCCGATACAGTGGAAAAATTAAGTGAACTAATGAAAGCCTACGTTGCTGACGTTAAGGCCGGAAGCCACATGCAAAATGGCTGGGGGGATCAGCCATACATAGTGTCGAAGGTTGGGCTAACTGCACTCACTTCGATTCAGCAGCGAGCTTTTAGCGAGGACGTGACAAGACCAGATATTGTGGTGAATGCTGTGCATCCTGGTAGAGTGCAAACAGATATGAGCAATCACAAAGGAAACATGACCACAGATGAAGGAGCCGAGGCACCTGTGTTCCTAGCGCTATTACCTATGAATAGTGAGTCCCCTAAGGGGCACTTTGTCTGGAGTGACAAAAAAATAGTTCCTTGGGACGGTCCACGACCAGACAGTTAA